The proteins below come from a single Acidobacteriota bacterium genomic window:
- a CDS encoding EAL domain-containing protein, producing the protein MIAELSPSAITRLSSEISVEAVLQSSPDGIAIIVRGGDAVFVNQSFAALFGELPSDQILWSLSKRFKAGDSFLVQMENSDGVSKEMELLDGRWMEVTAKPIRVEDGPDSTLLVLRDITSTVRALKENEIRERRLRDLLSTMSDGLVQTDVNEAIVFVNEPFCVMSGYSQQELIGKIATELFFEEEDSRMVSKTNRLRKKGISGQYETALKTKDGSRIHVIIGGTPTFDLEGEFSGTIGVFTDITGRKMAEEQLLHDALHDSLTGLANRSLFMEHLKLTIKSRKRGNKGLFAVLFFDFDRFKVVNDSLGHAAGDELLKQIAARFEANLRPGDLVARLGGDEFTILLNDLASEQAAFLLAERLQEDLKRPFDIQGREIFTSASIGISFGTASSTADELIRDADIAMYRAKSKGKSRFQLFDKEMHESAIKRLQLETELRQALKRKEFCLFYQPIVDINTRALSGFEALVRWNHPQKGFVPPDEFIPVLEENNLILTLGKWVFQEGCRQLMEWRRQIDGSDHLQMSINLSVKEFSQLNLIEQISETLAQTGVDPGSIKIEITESHVMENTGSAVSMMERLRGLGLELSLDDFGTGYSSLSYLHQLPVKFLKIDRSFIGRITENAEKREIVHTIVRLAQNLKMQVVAEGVETEEQLEELRRQGCEFGQGYLFSRPMDAVAASRYIEQSLSNDGSDRTKEIVAVRL; encoded by the coding sequence ATGATCGCAGAATTATCACCTAGTGCAATTACACGGCTGTCGAGCGAGATCTCCGTCGAGGCGGTGCTCCAGTCGTCCCCCGACGGGATCGCAATCATCGTCCGCGGTGGTGATGCTGTGTTTGTAAATCAAAGCTTCGCGGCCCTCTTTGGAGAATTGCCGAGTGACCAGATCCTGTGGTCGTTATCGAAGCGGTTTAAGGCAGGCGACAGCTTCTTAGTACAGATGGAAAACAGCGACGGCGTTTCCAAAGAGATGGAGCTGCTGGATGGCCGTTGGATGGAGGTCACCGCCAAACCGATCCGGGTAGAAGATGGACCAGACTCAACATTACTCGTTCTTCGAGATATAACGTCGACCGTACGTGCGTTGAAGGAGAACGAGATTCGAGAGCGACGGCTTAGGGATCTGCTTAGCACGATGAGCGACGGGCTCGTCCAGACAGATGTTAACGAAGCCATCGTGTTTGTGAACGAGCCGTTCTGTGTGATGAGTGGTTACTCGCAACAAGAACTCATCGGGAAGATCGCTACCGAACTATTTTTTGAAGAAGAAGATAGCCGAATGGTTTCAAAAACCAATCGGCTCAGGAAGAAGGGTATCAGCGGGCAGTACGAAACGGCTCTCAAAACCAAAGATGGTTCGCGTATTCACGTCATCATTGGCGGCACGCCAACATTTGATCTGGAAGGGGAGTTTAGCGGAACTATCGGTGTCTTCACTGACATTACCGGCCGCAAGATGGCTGAGGAACAACTTTTACACGACGCTCTTCACGATAGCCTGACGGGCCTCGCGAACCGCAGCCTGTTCATGGAGCATCTGAAGCTTACGATCAAGAGCAGAAAACGTGGAAACAAGGGGTTGTTCGCGGTTCTATTCTTTGATTTCGACCGTTTCAAGGTGGTAAATGACTCATTAGGACACGCGGCGGGCGACGAACTCTTGAAGCAGATCGCGGCTCGATTCGAAGCGAACCTCAGGCCCGGCGATCTGGTTGCTCGATTGGGCGGAGATGAATTTACGATCCTCTTGAATGACCTGGCCAGTGAACAGGCGGCATTTTTGCTGGCTGAAAGATTACAGGAAGATCTGAAGCGTCCCTTCGATATCCAGGGCCGTGAGATCTTTACGTCGGCGAGTATTGGTATTTCGTTTGGGACGGCGAGCAGCACGGCGGACGAATTGATCCGCGATGCGGACATCGCCATGTACCGGGCGAAGTCGAAAGGGAAATCACGCTTCCAGCTCTTCGATAAGGAGATGCATGAAAGTGCGATCAAGCGGCTGCAGCTGGAAACGGAACTCCGTCAAGCACTGAAGCGGAAAGAGTTTTGCCTGTTCTATCAGCCGATAGTGGATATCAATACGCGAGCTCTGTCGGGTTTTGAGGCACTGGTGCGCTGGAACCATCCGCAAAAGGGTTTCGTTCCGCCGGATGAGTTCATCCCGGTTCTCGAAGAAAATAATTTGATCCTTACACTTGGAAAGTGGGTGTTTCAGGAAGGCTGCCGTCAGCTCATGGAATGGCGGCGACAGATCGATGGCAGCGATCATTTGCAAATGAGCATCAACCTCTCGGTCAAGGAATTTAGCCAGCTGAACCTCATCGAGCAGATCTCGGAAACGCTTGCCCAAACCGGAGTTGATCCCGGATCGATCAAGATCGAGATCACTGAAAGCCACGTCATGGAGAATACGGGATCGGCTGTTTCGATGATGGAGCGGTTACGCGGTCTTGGGCTTGAGCTAAGTCTGGATGATTTTGGAACAGGTTATTCGTCGCTGAGCTATCTGCACCAACTGCCGGTGAAATTTCTCAAGATCGACCGCTCATTCATTGGGCGAATTACCGAAAATGCGGAGAAGCGAGAGATCGTCCACACGATCGTCCGCCTCGCCCAGAATCTTAAGATGCAGGTCGTTGCAGAAGGTGTTGAGACCGAGGAACAGCTTGAGGAACTCCGCCGTCAGGGTTGTGAATTCGGCCAGGGATATCTTTTCTCACGCCCAATGGACGCCGTCGCCGCGAGCCGATATATAGAACAGTCGCTAAGTAATGACGGATCAGACCGAACGAAAGAGATCGTCGCTGTAAGATTATAA